The following coding sequences are from one Clostridioides difficile ATCC 9689 = DSM 1296 window:
- the uvrA gene encoding excinuclease ABC subunit UvrA codes for MEDKIIIRGAKEHNLKNIDLELPRDKFIVFTGLSGSGKSSLAFDTIYAEGQRRYVESLSAYARQFLGQMEKPNVEYIEGLSPAISIDQKTTSKNPRSTVGTVTEIYDYLRLLFARVGDVYCPTCGEKISQMTIQEIVDKMLDFPDRTKLQILSPIVRGQKGTHKKVFDNIKKEGFVRVRVNGENYEVSDDIILNKNQKHNIEVVVDRIVIKDGIESRLADSIETAVKLSDGLVIAQIIDGEEILFSTKFACPEHGIGIEELSPRMFSFNAPFGACDVCNGLGESKEVDPELVVPNKDLSIKQGAVAAWGSTGVNDDTYYSKMIKSLAEHFNVSLTTPFKDLPDDFVEELLYGKDNIIVEFTYESKFGGTRNYKSYFEGVIVNLERRYRETNSDYMRDKIEEYMAERPCPKCKGMRLKKEVLSVLVDGKNIMEVTNLSVNELIDFMENINLTEKQRFIAHEIIKEIKGRAMFLRDVGLDYLNLSRKAGTLSGGEAQRIRLATQIGSALVGVLYVLDEPSIGLHQRDNDRLITTLRHLTDLGNTLIVVEHDEDTMREADYVIDIGPGAGIHGGEIVAQGTLDEIIENENSITGQYLSGKKQILLPETTREGNGSFIEIVKASENNLKNIDVKFPLGKFTCITGVSGSGKSTLINDILYKGVASKVNRLKQRAGKHKEIKGIESIDKVINIDQSPIGRTPRSNPATYTGVFDFIRDIFASTNEAKARGYKKGRFSFNVKGGRCEACKGDGIIKIEMHFLPDVYVPCEICKGERYNRETLQVKYKDKTISDILDMNVEEAVEFFENIPNIKRKLETLMDVGLSYIKLGQPSTQLSGGEAQRIKLAAELSKRPTGKTLYILDEPTTGLHMADVDKLIQVLQRLADTGNTIIVIEHNLDVIKTCDYVIDLGPEGGDKGGTIVATGTPKEVSKVDGSYTGQFLKKYFS; via the coding sequence ATGGAAGATAAAATTATAATAAGAGGAGCAAAAGAACATAATTTAAAAAATATAGATTTAGAATTACCAAGAGATAAATTTATTGTTTTTACAGGTTTGTCAGGGTCTGGGAAGTCTTCTTTGGCATTTGATACAATATATGCAGAAGGACAGAGAAGATATGTAGAAAGTCTATCTGCTTATGCAAGACAATTTTTAGGTCAGATGGAAAAGCCAAATGTAGAATATATAGAGGGTTTATCACCAGCTATCTCAATTGACCAGAAGACTACCTCAAAAAACCCACGTTCTACGGTTGGAACAGTAACAGAAATATATGATTATTTGAGACTATTATTTGCAAGAGTAGGAGATGTGTATTGCCCTACATGTGGTGAAAAAATAAGTCAGATGACTATTCAAGAAATAGTTGATAAAATGCTAGATTTTCCAGATAGAACGAAATTACAAATTCTTTCACCAATTGTTAGAGGACAAAAAGGTACACATAAAAAAGTCTTTGATAATATCAAAAAAGAAGGATTTGTAAGAGTTAGAGTTAATGGTGAAAACTATGAAGTTAGTGATGATATAATCTTAAATAAAAATCAAAAACATAATATAGAAGTTGTAGTGGACAGAATAGTAATTAAAGATGGAATAGAATCAAGACTAGCAGATTCAATTGAAACTGCAGTTAAGCTATCTGATGGTCTTGTAATAGCCCAAATAATAGATGGAGAAGAAATTCTTTTTTCAACTAAATTTGCATGCCCAGAACATGGAATTGGCATAGAAGAATTATCTCCAAGAATGTTTTCATTTAATGCTCCCTTTGGTGCTTGTGATGTTTGTAATGGTCTTGGGGAAAGTAAAGAAGTTGACCCAGAATTAGTAGTACCAAACAAAGATTTATCAATAAAACAAGGTGCAGTGGCAGCATGGGGTTCAACAGGTGTTAATGATGACACTTATTACAGTAAAATGATAAAAAGTTTAGCAGAGCATTTTAATGTATCTTTGACAACACCGTTTAAAGATTTACCAGATGATTTTGTGGAGGAATTACTTTATGGTAAAGATAATATAATTGTAGAGTTTACTTATGAGTCAAAATTTGGAGGAACTAGAAATTATAAATCATACTTTGAAGGTGTAATAGTAAACTTAGAGAGAAGATATAGAGAAACTAATTCAGATTACATGAGAGATAAGATTGAAGAATACATGGCAGAGAGACCATGTCCAAAGTGTAAAGGGATGAGACTTAAAAAGGAAGTTTTATCTGTTTTAGTTGATGGAAAAAATATAATGGAAGTTACAAACTTATCTGTAAATGAATTGATTGACTTTATGGAAAATATAAATCTTACAGAAAAACAGAGATTTATAGCTCATGAGATTATAAAAGAGATAAAAGGAAGAGCTATGTTCTTAAGAGATGTAGGTCTTGATTATTTAAATTTATCAAGAAAAGCTGGAACTTTATCAGGAGGAGAAGCGCAACGTATAAGATTAGCTACTCAAATAGGTTCTGCATTGGTTGGAGTTTTATATGTACTTGATGAGCCAAGTATAGGGCTTCACCAAAGAGATAATGATAGGCTTATAACTACTCTTAGACATCTAACAGATTTAGGAAATACCTTAATCGTTGTAGAGCATGATGAAGACACAATGAGAGAAGCTGATTATGTTATAGACATTGGTCCAGGTGCAGGTATACATGGTGGTGAAATAGTTGCACAGGGTACTTTAGATGAAATAATTGAAAATGAGAACTCAATAACGGGTCAATATTTAAGTGGTAAAAAACAAATATTGCTTCCTGAGACTACTAGAGAAGGAAATGGAAGTTTTATAGAAATAGTTAAAGCATCAGAAAATAATCTGAAAAATATTGATGTAAAGTTCCCATTAGGTAAGTTTACATGCATAACAGGTGTTTCAGGTTCTGGAAAAAGTACATTAATAAACGATATACTTTACAAAGGTGTTGCAAGTAAAGTGAATAGACTTAAGCAAAGAGCTGGTAAGCATAAGGAGATAAAAGGAATTGAAAGTATAGATAAAGTTATAAATATAGACCAAAGTCCTATTGGAAGAACACCTCGTTCAAATCCTGCTACTTATACAGGTGTATTTGATTTTATAAGAGATATTTTTGCATCTACTAATGAAGCTAAAGCAAGAGGTTATAAAAAAGGTAGATTTAGTTTTAATGTAAAAGGTGGTAGATGTGAAGCTTGTAAGGGTGATGGAATAATAAAAATAGAAATGCATTTCTTACCAGATGTATATGTTCCTTGTGAAATTTGTAAAGGTGAAAGATACAATAGAGAAACATTGCAAGTAAAATACAAAGATAAAACTATATCTGATATATTAGATATGAATGTGGAAGAAGCTGTTGAGTTTTTCGAAAATATACCAAATATAAAAAGAAAATTAGAAACTTTAATGGATGTAGGACTTTCATATATTAAATTAGGACAGCCTTCAACTCAATTATCAGGAGGAGAAGCACAACGTATAAAATTAGCTGCTGAACTTAGTAAAAGACCAACAGGAAAGACTTTGTATATATTAGATGAACCTACTACTGGACTTCATATGGCAGATGTAGACAAGCTAATCCAAGTATTACAAAGACTAGCAGATACAGGAAATACAATTATAGTCATAGAACATAATTTAGATGTTATAAAGACTTGTGATTATGTAATAGACTTAGGACCAGAAGGCGGAGATAAGGGTGGAACTATAGTTGCAACTGGAACACCAAAAGAAGTATCTAAAGTTGATGGTTCTTATACAGGTCAATTCTTAAAGAAATATTTTTCTTAA
- the uvrB gene encoding excinuclease ABC subunit UvrB yields the protein MDFKIKSDFKPTGDQPEAIKSIVDSINRNEKFSTLLGVTGSGKTFTMANIIQQVKKPTLIMAHNKTLAAQLYSEFKEFFPDNAVEYFVSYYDYYQPEAYVAHSDTYIEKDASINDEIDKLRHSATASILERRDTIIISSVSCIYGLGDPKDYKELMLSIRPGMQRDRDDVIKRLIEIQYERNDINFTRGTFRVRGDILEIFPASNDEKAIRIEFFGDEVDRITEIDYVTGKIVGTRNHVVIFPASHYVTTPERIEKAIVEIENELQEQIKFFKENDRLLEAQRIEQRTKYDIEMLKEIGFCQGIENYSRHITGRSEGERPYTLMDFFPDDYLIIVDEAHVTIPQVRGMYAGDRSRKTSLIENGFRLPSALDNRPLNFQEFEGNINQMLFVSATPGPYEIQHSETIAEQIIRPTGLLDPIVEVRPINNQIDDLVGEITKTIEKNERVLITTLTKKMSEDLTNYLKEIGIKVKYLHSDIVTLERTEIIRDLRLGKFDVLVGINLLREGLDIPEVSLIAILDADKEGFLRSETALIQTIGRAARNENGRVIMYADRITDSMQNAIDETKRRRDIQNLYNEEHNIIPKTIQKNIRDSIEATKVAEEEVVYGISDTDDKDEIRANIDKLKSEMMEAAQNLQFERAAELRDKVKQLEEKLEK from the coding sequence ATGGATTTTAAAATAAAATCAGACTTCAAACCTACAGGTGACCAACCAGAAGCTATTAAATCAATAGTGGATTCTATAAATAGAAATGAGAAATTTTCGACATTATTAGGTGTAACGGGTTCAGGAAAAACATTCACAATGGCAAATATCATTCAACAAGTTAAGAAACCTACCCTAATAATGGCTCATAATAAAACTCTAGCAGCACAACTTTACAGTGAGTTTAAAGAATTTTTCCCAGACAATGCAGTTGAATACTTTGTAAGTTACTATGATTATTATCAACCAGAAGCATATGTAGCTCACAGTGACACTTATATAGAAAAAGATGCAAGCATAAATGATGAAATAGATAAACTTCGACATTCTGCTACAGCATCTATTTTAGAGAGAAGAGATACTATAATAATATCATCTGTATCTTGTATATATGGACTTGGTGACCCAAAAGACTATAAAGAACTTATGTTATCTATAAGACCAGGTATGCAAAGAGACAGAGATGATGTAATAAAAAGGTTAATAGAGATACAATACGAAAGAAATGACATAAACTTTACACGAGGTACCTTTAGAGTTAGAGGAGATATACTAGAAATATTCCCAGCTAGTAATGATGAAAAAGCAATAAGAATAGAATTTTTTGGTGATGAGGTAGATAGAATAACAGAAATTGATTATGTAACAGGGAAGATTGTTGGTACTAGAAATCATGTTGTTATATTCCCAGCATCTCACTATGTAACAACGCCAGAAAGAATTGAAAAGGCAATTGTAGAAATAGAAAACGAGCTTCAAGAACAAATTAAATTTTTCAAGGAAAATGATAGGCTATTAGAAGCACAAAGAATTGAACAAAGAACTAAGTATGATATAGAAATGTTAAAGGAAATAGGATTTTGTCAGGGGATAGAGAACTATTCTAGACATATTACAGGAAGGTCAGAAGGAGAAAGACCATATACTTTAATGGATTTCTTCCCAGATGATTATTTGATAATTGTAGATGAGGCACATGTCACTATACCACAAGTAAGAGGTATGTATGCAGGAGACAGGTCTAGAAAAACATCACTTATAGAGAATGGTTTTAGATTACCTTCTGCACTTGACAATAGACCATTAAATTTTCAAGAATTTGAAGGAAATATAAATCAAATGTTGTTTGTAAGTGCTACACCAGGACCTTATGAAATTCAACACTCAGAGACAATAGCAGAACAGATAATAAGACCAACTGGCCTTTTAGACCCAATTGTAGAAGTAAGACCTATAAATAATCAAATAGATGATTTGGTAGGAGAAATAACTAAAACTATAGAAAAAAATGAAAGAGTGCTTATAACCACTTTAACTAAAAAAATGAGTGAGGACTTGACTAACTATCTTAAAGAAATAGGGATAAAAGTTAAATATTTACACTCAGATATAGTTACATTAGAAAGAACAGAAATAATAAGAGATTTAAGATTAGGGAAGTTTGATGTCCTTGTAGGAATAAACTTACTTAGAGAAGGATTGGATATACCAGAAGTTTCACTTATAGCAATTTTAGATGCAGACAAAGAAGGTTTCTTACGTTCCGAAACAGCTTTAATACAGACTATTGGACGTGCAGCTAGGAATGAAAATGGAAGAGTAATTATGTATGCAGACAGGATAACTGACTCAATGCAAAATGCTATTGATGAAACAAAGAGAAGAAGAGATATACAAAATTTATATAATGAAGAGCACAATATCATTCCTAAAACTATACAAAAAAATATAAGAGATAGTATAGAAGCTACTAAGGTTGCAGAGGAAGAAGTTGTATATGGAATATCTGATACAGATGATAAAGACGAAATAAGAGCTAATATAGATAAATTAAAATCAGAGATGATGGAAGCTGCTCAAAACTTACAATTTGAAAGAGCAGCAGAACTTAGAGATAAAGTGAAACAATTAGAAGAAAAATTGGAAAAATAG
- a CDS encoding alkaline phosphatase family protein, producing MTKVIVLSVDSLFEKDLEFVKNLPNFKSILENCSIVKNINCVYPTLTYPCHTSMVTGVYPKKHGIYHNEKFDPNKENKDWYWYSKDIKAKTIIDVAKENNLTTSSVLWPVMGANPNIDYNIAEIWAPSREDDPRETFERSSSKVIMDGIYNRHCHYIDWKLEPNMDLFGVNCSVDIIKEYKPDLMLIHLATLDHTRHNYGLFNDEVDKALKMNDKWLGDIIQATKDAGTYKDTNFIILGDHGHLRVDKVINPNVLLKSNGFIKVENGEVKDFDAYVNSSGISAQIIVNNLDRLTELRELLEEFKEELFIENIFTKEEASNLGLEGDFEMVIEGLEGISFGNDFEGSIIKDSDIKDYKFAVATHGHLPTKGNRPPFIAFGPNIKDGVVIEEGDLRAHAATILKMFNLKLDGVEKEAFDFIM from the coding sequence ATGACAAAGGTTATAGTATTATCAGTAGATTCTTTATTTGAAAAAGACTTGGAATTTGTAAAAAATCTACCAAACTTTAAATCTATACTAGAAAATTGCTCCATAGTAAAAAATATAAATTGTGTTTATCCCACTCTGACATATCCGTGTCATACTAGTATGGTTACAGGAGTATATCCTAAAAAACATGGTATATATCATAATGAAAAATTTGACCCAAATAAAGAAAATAAAGACTGGTACTGGTATTCAAAGGACATAAAAGCAAAAACTATTATAGATGTAGCAAAAGAAAATAATCTAACTACCTCTAGTGTATTATGGCCTGTAATGGGAGCAAATCCAAATATAGATTATAATATTGCAGAAATATGGGCTCCTAGTAGAGAAGATGACCCAAGAGAAACTTTTGAACGAAGTTCCAGTAAGGTTATAATGGACGGTATTTACAATAGACATTGTCATTATATCGATTGGAAATTAGAACCCAACATGGATTTATTTGGAGTAAACTGTTCAGTAGATATAATAAAGGAATATAAACCAGATTTAATGCTAATACATTTAGCTACATTGGACCATACACGACACAATTATGGCTTATTTAATGACGAAGTAGATAAAGCATTAAAAATGAATGATAAATGGTTAGGAGATATTATTCAGGCTACAAAGGATGCAGGTACATACAAAGATACAAATTTTATAATACTTGGGGACCATGGTCATCTTAGAGTTGATAAAGTTATAAATCCAAATGTCTTGCTTAAATCAAATGGATTTATAAAAGTTGAAAATGGAGAAGTTAAGGATTTTGATGCCTATGTAAATTCTTCTGGAATATCAGCTCAAATAATAGTAAATAACTTAGATAGGTTAACAGAATTAAGAGAACTGCTTGAAGAATTTAAAGAAGAATTATTCATAGAGAATATTTTTACCAAAGAGGAAGCATCTAACCTTGGTCTTGAAGGTGATTTTGAAATGGTAATTGAAGGTCTTGAAGGAATTTCATTTGGAAATGATTTCGAAGGAAGTATTATAAAAGATTCAGATATAAAAGATTACAAGTTTGCTGTTGCGACACATGGTCATTTACCTACTAAAGGTAATAGACCTCCATTTATAGCTTTTGGACCAAATATTAAAGATGGTGTGGTTATAGAAGAAGGAGACCTGAGAGCACATGCAGCAACTATATTAAAAATGTTTAATTTAAAATTAGATGGAGTTGAAAAAGAAGCATTTGATTTTATTATGTAA
- a CDS encoding ABC transporter substrate-binding protein, producing MKLKRKLATGLAITLLLGSLVGCSNSNDANASKGEKTDSNITKIDFWAPLGGTNGETAQKMVDQFNSEHKDVQVNMLKQKDYYENATKLQAALTSKDQPDVTLLEITQTGTFASAGALVDMSKYFDKTYQERFFSGLLTNSYYEDKFVGMPFNRSTPILYINKDMATKAGLDPSGPKSWEELKDYASKMTNKSEDTYGFETPIDIWFYEAMVMQSGGEITNGKKVAFNNEAGQAPVKFWQDMMKAGIMKMPPGEDYNAWDVAKQDFVNGKVGMIFTSTADLAGLMQQTEGKFEISTAFLPKNQKYATPTGGANLVMLEGGTDKEKEASAEFIEWMTQTDKIVQFSSSTGYLPTTEDATNSEKLQTLYKEKPQYKVATDQLQYAVALPMLNGYKEATDKLMDEIKKGLTDLNANPKDVVSKGTSAMQAVIDKTNK from the coding sequence ATGAAGCTTAAAAGAAAATTAGCAACAGGATTAGCAATAACATTATTATTAGGTTCTTTAGTTGGGTGTTCAAATTCTAATGATGCAAATGCATCTAAAGGAGAAAAGACTGATAGCAATATTACGAAGATAGATTTCTGGGCTCCTTTAGGTGGAACTAATGGAGAAACTGCTCAAAAAATGGTTGACCAATTTAATAGTGAACATAAGGATGTACAAGTAAATATGTTAAAACAGAAAGATTACTATGAAAATGCAACAAAACTACAGGCAGCCTTAACATCTAAAGACCAACCAGATGTAACATTATTAGAAATAACTCAAACAGGTACATTCGCATCAGCAGGTGCTTTAGTAGATATGAGTAAATATTTTGATAAAACATATCAAGAAAGATTCTTTTCTGGTCTTTTAACAAATTCATATTATGAGGATAAGTTTGTTGGTATGCCATTTAATAGAAGTACACCAATATTATACATAAATAAAGATATGGCAACTAAAGCAGGTCTTGACCCTTCAGGTCCAAAATCATGGGAAGAGCTTAAGGATTATGCTAGTAAAATGACAAATAAATCAGAAGATACTTATGGTTTTGAAACGCCAATAGATATTTGGTTCTATGAAGCTATGGTAATGCAAAGTGGAGGAGAAATAACTAATGGTAAAAAAGTAGCATTTAATAATGAGGCAGGACAAGCACCAGTTAAGTTCTGGCAAGATATGATGAAAGCTGGAATAATGAAAATGCCTCCTGGAGAAGATTATAATGCCTGGGACGTAGCAAAACAAGATTTTGTAAATGGTAAAGTAGGTATGATATTTACATCAACAGCAGATTTAGCAGGACTTATGCAACAAACAGAAGGTAAGTTTGAAATATCAACAGCATTCTTACCAAAAAATCAAAAATACGCAACTCCTACAGGTGGAGCTAATCTAGTTATGCTTGAAGGTGGAACAGATAAAGAAAAAGAAGCAAGTGCAGAATTTATAGAATGGATGACACAAACAGATAAAATCGTTCAGTTTAGTTCATCAACAGGATACTTACCAACAACTGAAGATGCAACAAACTCAGAAAAGTTACAAACATTATATAAAGAAAAACCTCAATATAAGGTTGCAACTGACCAATTACAATATGCTGTTGCACTTCCAATGTTAAATGGATACAAGGAAGCAACTGATAAGCTAATGGATGAGATTAAAAAGGGGCTTACTGATTTAAATGCAAATCCAAAAGATGTAGTAAGCAAAGGAACTTCTGCAATGCAAGCAGTAATAGATAAAACAAATAAATAA
- a CDS encoding carbohydrate ABC transporter permease, which yields MDIIQPIKKDKVDIKKIASKSIEILILLLLSAIFIFPFIWMLSTSFKNPQEMMQLPPTIIPNDIVLENYSTAWHSGPFFRYLLNSVFVTGSVLIVQFLVMVPAAYAFSKIKFKGEKMLFGLLLVGLMIPPQVTFLPVYMMMSKFGFINTYVPLIIPFMTSSFGIFLLRQNFMQISDEIIEAAKLDNASDLKIMFRIMVPMAKPAVITFILFNFIYHWNNYFWPLVMTNTDAIRTLPIGVALLKSSEGITAWNVIMAGNIILILPIILVYIFANKKVKEAFMYSGIK from the coding sequence ATGGATATTATACAACCTATCAAAAAAGACAAAGTTGATATAAAAAAAATAGCATCAAAATCAATAGAAATATTAATTCTATTACTTTTATCTGCAATATTTATATTCCCTTTTATATGGATGCTATCTACATCCTTTAAAAATCCACAAGAAATGATGCAATTACCGCCCACTATTATACCAAATGATATAGTGTTAGAAAATTATAGTACAGCATGGCATTCAGGTCCATTTTTTAGATATTTGCTAAACAGTGTATTTGTAACAGGAAGTGTTTTAATTGTACAATTTTTAGTTATGGTTCCAGCAGCATATGCATTTTCTAAGATTAAATTTAAAGGTGAAAAAATGCTATTTGGGCTTTTGCTTGTAGGACTTATGATTCCACCACAAGTAACTTTTCTACCAGTCTATATGATGATGAGTAAGTTTGGATTTATAAATACTTATGTTCCACTTATAATTCCATTTATGACATCTTCATTTGGGATATTTCTGCTTAGACAGAATTTTATGCAGATTTCAGATGAAATTATTGAAGCAGCTAAACTAGATAATGCTTCTGACTTAAAAATAATGTTTAGAATAATGGTTCCTATGGCAAAACCAGCAGTAATAACATTTATATTATTTAATTTTATATACCATTGGAATAATTATTTCTGGCCCTTAGTAATGACAAATACAGATGCAATAAGAACTTTACCAATAGGAGTTGCGCTCCTTAAATCTTCAGAAGGAATTACTGCATGGAATGTAATAATGGCAGGAAATATAATTCTAATTTTACCAATAATTCTTGTTTATATATTTGCGAATAAAAAAGTAAAAGAAGCTTTTATGTATTCAGGAATAAAATAA
- a CDS encoding carbohydrate ABC transporter permease, whose product MKKQFNKAYLYITPAIIGTLLFIVYPIIKTISLSFKSGSLLSSTFENVGLNNYTELLKNPEFIQTITNTAIYTFFMVTISISLAIVLAVWLNKNSIIHNLTQSIIFTPHVISLVSVAVLWLWIMEPQYGFLNWILSTLHLPTSKWLSSESSALMSLILIGIWKTLGYNILIVLSGLKSIPNYIYEASKLDNANKITNFFKVTLPLLSPTIFFLMITTTTASFQVFDEISIMTQGGPVGSTNMLSYYIYESGFIYYDIGQASAASMFLLAIVMIATYANFRLLSKKVHYQ is encoded by the coding sequence ATGAAAAAGCAATTTAATAAAGCATATTTATATATAACACCTGCTATTATAGGAACTTTATTGTTTATAGTCTATCCAATAATTAAGACGATATCTCTAAGCTTCAAATCTGGTAGTCTTCTTAGTTCAACCTTTGAAAATGTAGGCTTAAACAATTATACAGAACTTTTAAAGAATCCAGAGTTTATACAAACTATAACGAACACTGCAATTTATACTTTTTTTATGGTGACTATATCTATATCACTAGCCATAGTACTTGCTGTTTGGCTAAATAAAAATTCTATAATACACAATTTAACGCAAAGTATAATCTTTACACCACATGTAATTTCACTAGTATCTGTAGCTGTATTGTGGCTTTGGATTATGGAGCCACAATATGGCTTTTTAAACTGGATACTATCGACATTACATTTACCAACATCAAAGTGGCTTTCAAGTGAAAGTTCAGCTTTAATGTCACTAATTCTAATAGGAATATGGAAGACTCTTGGATACAATATCTTAATAGTGTTATCAGGTCTTAAATCCATACCAAACTATATATATGAAGCATCTAAATTAGATAATGCAAACAAAATAACGAATTTCTTTAAAGTGACATTGCCGCTATTATCACCAACAATATTTTTTCTTATGATAACAACAACAACTGCATCTTTTCAAGTATTTGATGAGATAAGTATAATGACACAAGGTGGGCCAGTGGGTTCAACTAACATGTTATCTTATTATATATATGAGTCTGGATTTATATACTATGACATAGGACAAGCGAGTGCAGCGAGTATGTTTTTGTTAGCTATAGTTATGATTGCTACATATGCTAACTTTAGACTCTTATCAAAGAAAGTTCATTATCAATAA
- a CDS encoding ABC transporter ATP-binding protein codes for MADIRLENVTKSYNKKNTVIENLNLTIEDGSFTVLVGPSGCGKSTTLRMIAGLEDITSGRLKIEENDVTKTDASKRDIAMVFQNYALYPHMTVRENIEFGLKNKKVEKEKREKLITEVIDVVGLREYLNVKPGNLSGGQRQRVALARAMVKNPKVFLMDEPLSNLDAKLRNQMRTELIQLHQKLKSTFVYVTHDQVEAMSMADKIVIMNKGKIMQIGSPKKIYQNPKNLFVAQFIGSPCMNILDIKNDIKFGFRPEKATLESINIDGKNDDVFSLFGKVVTKEVLGNETIYCLSVLNREIRVKTENDIFDIGRTLRISVLEKDLYYFDKNGERIEDVKVCKSMYSKIKGDIYEKAI; via the coding sequence ATGGCAGATATAAGACTAGAAAATGTAACAAAATCTTATAATAAAAAAAATACAGTTATAGAAAATTTAAATCTTACTATAGAAGATGGTTCTTTTACAGTATTGGTAGGCCCAAGTGGATGTGGTAAATCTACTACGTTAAGAATGATTGCAGGTCTTGAAGATATAACTTCAGGTAGGTTGAAGATTGAAGAAAATGATGTTACAAAAACGGATGCTAGTAAAAGGGATATAGCTATGGTATTTCAAAATTATGCATTATATCCACATATGACTGTTAGAGAAAATATAGAATTTGGTCTTAAAAACAAAAAAGTAGAAAAAGAAAAAAGAGAAAAACTTATAACAGAAGTTATTGATGTAGTAGGATTGAGAGAATATTTAAATGTGAAACCAGGCAACTTATCTGGAGGTCAAAGACAAAGAGTGGCACTTGCTAGAGCTATGGTTAAAAATCCAAAGGTATTTTTAATGGATGAACCATTGTCAAATTTAGATGCTAAATTAAGAAATCAAATGAGAACAGAATTAATACAATTACATCAAAAACTAAAGTCTACATTTGTTTATGTAACTCATGACCAGGTTGAGGCAATGTCAATGGCAGATAAGATAGTTATAATGAACAAAGGAAAGATAATGCAAATAGGTTCCCCAAAGAAGATATATCAAAATCCTAAAAATTTATTTGTAGCTCAATTTATAGGGAGTCCTTGTATGAACATACTAGATATAAAAAATGATATTAAATTTGGATTCAGGCCAGAAAAAGCAACACTAGAGAGTATAAACATAGATGGGAAAAATGATGATGTATTTAGCCTATTTGGAAAAGTTGTGACTAAAGAAGTGTTGGGAAATGAAACTATATATTGTTTATCTGTTCTTAATAGAGAGATAAGAGTCAAAACGGAAAATGATATATTTGATATTGGAAGAACTTTAAGAATAAGTGTATTAGAAAAAGATTTATATTATTTTGATAAAAATGGAGAAAGAATAGAAGATGTAAAAGTATGTAAAAGTATGTATTCTAAAATTAAAGGAGATATTTATGAAAAAGCAATTTAA
- a CDS encoding precorrin-2 dehydrogenase/sirohydrochlorin ferrochelatase family protein has product MLYPINLKLDELDVVIIGGGEVAYRKCKNFLEFNKNVTIVSKQILNKFYDLKGNIKIIKDDYKEIYIKDASVIIAATNNRELNMEIGLYCKAKNKLVNVVDNIEISNFTVPSYIKRGDLLISVSTGGKSPSLSSKIKKEIEERYTEDYEEYLNVLGDIRKKVIKKYEDKSKRKDVLNMLVTLDLEELKKFDI; this is encoded by the coding sequence ATGCTATATCCTATTAATTTAAAATTAGATGAGTTAGATGTAGTTATAATTGGTGGTGGAGAAGTTGCATATAGGAAATGTAAAAATTTTTTAGAGTTTAACAAAAATGTTACTATAGTTTCTAAACAAATTTTAAATAAATTTTATGATTTAAAAGGAAATATAAAAATAATAAAAGATGATTATAAAGAAATATATATAAAAGATGCTTCTGTAATAATTGCTGCCACAAATAATAGAGAGTTAAATATGGAAATAGGATTATATTGTAAAGCAAAAAATAAGCTAGTGAATGTAGTTGATAATATAGAAATATCGAACTTTACTGTTCCATCATATATAAAAAGAGGAGATTTACTTATAAGTGTGTCTACTGGGGGCAAGAGTCCTTCATTATCATCAAAGATAAAAAAAGAAATTGAAGAGAGATATACTGAAGATTATGAGGAGTATTTAAATGTATTAGGAGATATAAGAAAAAAGGTTATAAAAAAATACGAAGATAAAAGTAAAAGAAAAGATGTGCTTAATATGTTGGTAACACTTGACCTAGAAGAACTTAAGAAGTTTGATATATAA